The Lutra lutra chromosome 10, mLutLut1.2, whole genome shotgun sequence genome contains a region encoding:
- the LOC125079366 gene encoding olfactory receptor 52A5-like, which produces MINLNGTVFMPSVLTLIGIPGLESVQFWIGIPFCAMYITALFGNSLLLVIIRSEHSLHEPMYLFLAMLGATDIALSTCILPKMLGIFWFHLPKIYFDACLFQMWLIHTFQCIESGILLAMALDRYVAICDPLRYATIFTHQLLTQIGVGVTLRAALLVAPCLILIKCQLKHYRTTVVSHSYCEHMAIVKLAAEDIRINKIYGLFVAFTILGFDIVFITLSYIQIFLTVFSLRQREARLKAFNTCIAHICVFLEFYLLAFFSFFTHRFGFHIPPYIHILLSNLYLLVPPLLNPIVYGVKTKQIRDRVFKIFYSKDPS; this is translated from the coding sequence ATGATTAATCTCAATGGCACAGTCTTCATGCCCTCGGTGCTGACACTGATCGGGATCCCTGGATTGGAGTCTGTGCAGTTCTGGATTGGAATTCCTTTCTGTGCCATGTACATCACTGCTCTATTTGGAAATTCCCTGCTCCTGGTCATCATCAGATCTGAACACAGCCTCCATGAGCCCATGTATCTCTTCCTGGCAATGCTTGGAGCAACAGACATTGCTCTCAGTACCTGCATCCTACCCAAAATGCTAGGAATATTCTGGTTTCATCTGCCAAAAATATACTTCGATGCTTGTCTCTTTCAGATGTGGCTCATCCACACCTTCCAGTGCATCGAATCAGGAATTCTGCTGGCCATGGCCTtggaccgctatgtggccatctgtgaTCCCCTGAGATATGCAACCATCTTTACCCACCAACTTCTCACTCAGATTGGGGTTGGAGTGACGCTCAGAGCAGCCCTCCTTGTAGCTCCATGTCTCATCCTCATCAAATGTCAGCTGAAACACTACCGGACCACTGTGGTCTCCCATTCATACTGTGAGCACATGGCCATTGTGAAGTTGGCAGCAGAAGACATCCGAATCAACAAGATCTATGGTCTCTTTGTGGCTTTCACTATACTTGGATTTGACATAGTCTTCATCACACTCTCTTACATCCAAATATTTCTAACTGTCTTCAGTCTTCGTCAGAGGGAAGCTAGGCTCAAAGCCTTCAATACCTGCATTGCCcatatttgtgtcttcctcgagTTTTATCTActggctttcttctccttctttacaCACAGGTTTGGATTCCATATTCCACCCTACATTCATATTCTTCTGTCCAACCTTTATCTGCTTGTCCCTCCTTTGCTCAATCCTATTGTGTATGGGGTAAAGACCAAACAGATTCGAGATCGAGTGTTTAAGATTTTCTACTCTAAAGATCCATCTTGA
- the LOC125079365 gene encoding olfactory receptor 52A5-like, giving the protein MINLNGTVFMPSVLTLIGIPGLESVQFWIGIPFCAMYITALFGNSLLLVIIRSEHSLHEPMYLFLAMLGATDIALSTCILPKMLGIFWFHLPKIYFDACLFQMWLIHTFQCIESGILLAMALDRYVAICDPLRHATIFTHQLLTQIGVGVTLRAALFAAPCLILIKCRLKYYRTTVVSHSYCEHMAIVKLAAEDIRINKIYGLFVAFTILGFDIVFITFSYIRIFLTVFSLRQREARLKAFNTCIAHICVFLEFYLLAFFSFFTHRFGFHIPPYIHILLSNLYLLVPPLLNPIVYGVKTKQIRDRMSKIFYSKDPS; this is encoded by the coding sequence ATGATTAATCTCAATGGCACAGTCTTCATGCCCTCGGTGCTGACACTGATCGGGATCCCTGGATTGGAGTCTGTGCAGTTCTGGATTGGAATTCCTTTCTGTGCCATGTACATCACTGCTCTATTTGGAAATTCCCTGCTCCTGGTCATCATCAGATCTGAACACAGCCTCCATGAGCCCATGTATCTCTTCCTGGCAATGCTTGGAGCAACAGACATTGCTCTCAGTACCTGCATCCTACCCAAAATGCTAGGAATATTCTGGTTTCATCTGCCAAAAATATACTTCGATGCTTGTCTCTTTCAGATGTGGCTCATCCACACCTTCCAGTGCATCGAATCAGGAATTCTGCTGGCCATGGCCTtggaccgctatgtggccatctgtgaTCCCCTGAGACATGCAACCATCTTTACCCACCAACTTCTCACTCAGATTGGGGTTGGAGTGACGCTCAGAGCAGCCCTCTTTGCAGCTCCGTGTCTCATCCTCATCAAATGTCGGCTGAAGTACTACCGGACCACTGTGGTCTCCCATTCATACTGTGAGCACATGGCCATCGTGAAGTTGGCAGCAGAAGACATCCGAATCAACAAGATCTATGGTCTCTTTGTGGCTTTCACTATACTTGGATTTGACATAGTCTTCATCACATTCTCTTACATCCGAATATTTCTAACTGTCTTCAGTCTTCGTCAGAGGGAAGCTAGGCTCAAAGCCTTCAATACCTGCATTGCCcatatttgtgtcttcctcgagTTTTATCTActggctttcttctccttctttacaCACAGGTTTGGATTCCATATTCCACCCTACATTCATATTCTTCTGTCCAACCTTTATCTGCTTGTCCCTCCTTTGCTCAATCCTATAGTGTATGGGGTAAAGACCAAACAGATTCGAGATCGGATGTCCAAGATTTTCTACTCTAAAGATCCATCTTGA